A genomic window from Streptomyces sp. 846.5 includes:
- a CDS encoding IucA/IucC family siderophore biosynthesis protein, with amino-acid sequence MHSEPRPLETSFAAELRQVRPGLVAPYREALPGARAAVLARLLRSMCFEELPGLDRRRLRGPAVRPYDVGAPKDELTVWADGTEYRHPAALFEALGVPGSAGLIAELDHSTASLALSRAGAAIFDPPASAPSEPSTQAAPGGLVAAEQSLVDGHPYHPCCRSRPGLTVADQLAYAPEHHPVVGLRLLALPAASCTVVGDWPEALRDGGGQLLLPVHPWQAREVLPGLGLRVEPGTGLPAHPLLSVRTLAPSDGGAHIKTALSLRMTSSVRDISGGSVVDSARLSALLEEVTGRLDGRLTISRNLAAAGVLVDGALSPALAVMLRESPELQAGPGERVVPVAALTVPAHRPVAWLRSLARLLWPPLLRLLSWGVALEAHGQNLLVVLDPEGRPLRLVYRDLADIRLSPQRLAGIGVSIAGLGSRILDDDPVTLRRKLYGSVVGGSLSTLVAAFGGGDRRVEAALWSAVAEEAERAADVLSPEDRRALLEQPLQVKALCRMRLAGGPAGDQWTSLPNPLL; translated from the coding sequence ATGCATTCCGAACCGCGTCCGCTGGAAACCTCCTTCGCCGCCGAACTGCGCCAGGTCCGGCCCGGGCTCGTCGCCCCGTACCGGGAGGCGCTGCCCGGTGCGCGGGCCGCCGTACTGGCGCGGCTGTTGCGTTCGATGTGCTTCGAAGAGCTGCCCGGTCTGGACCGGCGCAGACTGCGCGGACCCGCGGTGCGGCCCTACGACGTCGGAGCGCCCAAGGACGAACTGACCGTGTGGGCGGACGGCACGGAATACCGTCATCCGGCGGCCCTGTTCGAGGCGCTCGGCGTACCCGGCAGCGCCGGGCTGATCGCGGAGCTCGATCACAGCACCGCCTCCCTGGCCCTGTCGCGGGCCGGCGCCGCCATATTCGACCCGCCCGCATCCGCCCCCTCCGAGCCGTCGACCCAGGCCGCCCCCGGCGGCCTGGTCGCCGCCGAGCAGAGCCTGGTCGACGGCCATCCCTACCACCCCTGCTGCCGCAGCCGTCCCGGTCTCACCGTGGCCGACCAGCTGGCGTACGCGCCCGAGCACCACCCCGTGGTCGGCCTGCGGCTGCTCGCGCTCCCCGCCGCGAGCTGCACGGTCGTGGGCGACTGGCCCGAGGCGCTCAGGGACGGCGGGGGCCAGCTGCTGCTGCCGGTCCACCCGTGGCAGGCCCGGGAAGTGCTGCCGGGCCTCGGCCTCCGGGTGGAGCCGGGCACCGGGCTGCCGGCCCATCCGCTGCTGTCGGTGCGGACCCTCGCCCCCAGCGACGGCGGCGCGCACATCAAGACGGCGCTGTCCCTGCGGATGACCTCGTCGGTGCGGGACATCTCCGGCGGCTCGGTGGTCGACAGCGCCCGGCTGTCCGCGCTGCTGGAGGAGGTGACCGGACGCCTGGACGGCCGGCTGACGATCTCGCGCAACCTGGCCGCTGCGGGTGTCCTGGTCGACGGAGCGCTCAGCCCCGCTCTCGCCGTGATGCTGCGGGAGTCCCCCGAGCTGCAGGCCGGCCCGGGCGAGCGGGTGGTGCCGGTCGCGGCGCTGACCGTACCGGCGCACCGACCGGTGGCCTGGCTGCGCTCCCTCGCCCGGCTGCTCTGGCCGCCGCTGCTGCGGCTGCTCTCCTGGGGCGTGGCCCTGGAGGCGCACGGGCAGAACCTGCTGGTGGTGCTGGACCCGGAGGGGCGACCGCTGCGCCTGGTCTACCGGGACCTCGCGGACATACGCCTGAGCCCGCAGCGGCTGGCCGGCATCGGCGTGAGCATCGCTGGCCTGGGGTCACGGATCCTGGACGACGATCCGGTGACGCTGCGCCGCAAGCTGTACGGCTCCGTGGTCGGCGGCAGCCTCAGCACCCTGGTGGCGGCCTTCGGCGGCGGTGACCGCCGGGTGGAGGCGGCGCTGTGGTCCGCGGTGGCGGAGGAGGCCGAGCGGGCCGCCGACGTGCTGTCCCCGGAGGACCGGCGGGCGCTTCTGGAGCAACCGCTCCAGGTGAAGGCGCTGTGCCGGATGCGCCTGGCCGGAGGCCCTGCGGGCGACCAGTGGACCTCGCTGCCCAACCCCCTGCTGTAA
- a CDS encoding sucrase ferredoxin → MSTCTTLSRELAEPLSGTAAIGATWLLLEQPGPWGARALTESHLDPGLGQALEARAEGTGLRIALIRRPGRHADAPPTPSRQVYLAHTRPGRSWVRSLTVADPAELLALDFAALAAGEHGDVGSAFGGDPLALVCTNGRRDRCCALLGRPLAAELAASGHAQVWEVTHLGGHRFSPTMLVLPYGYAYGRMSAHVAKEILEAARDGRMVPEWCRGRSFWERPGQAAELAVREAIGEDDAEALTVVQHQLAEDLWSVSVAHLNGWSWQVQVRRTEAGPARAESCLAFPTRPDRFEATLLTADPQSGSGRDRSEPATEPAR, encoded by the coding sequence GTGAGCACCTGCACCACCCTTTCCAGGGAACTGGCTGAGCCCCTGAGCGGCACCGCCGCCATCGGGGCCACCTGGCTGTTGCTCGAACAGCCAGGTCCCTGGGGTGCCCGGGCGCTGACGGAAAGCCATCTGGACCCCGGACTCGGGCAGGCCCTGGAGGCGCGGGCCGAGGGAACCGGGCTGCGGATCGCGCTGATCCGACGCCCCGGGCGGCACGCCGACGCCCCGCCCACTCCGTCCCGGCAGGTGTACCTGGCGCACACCCGTCCCGGCCGCTCCTGGGTCCGCTCCCTGACCGTCGCCGACCCGGCCGAACTGCTCGCGCTGGACTTCGCCGCCCTCGCCGCGGGCGAGCACGGCGACGTCGGCAGCGCCTTCGGGGGCGACCCGCTGGCCCTGGTGTGCACCAACGGGCGCCGGGACCGCTGCTGCGCGCTGCTCGGCCGTCCGCTCGCCGCCGAACTGGCCGCCAGCGGCCATGCGCAGGTCTGGGAGGTCACCCACCTCGGCGGCCACCGCTTCTCGCCCACCATGCTGGTACTGCCGTACGGGTACGCCTACGGCCGGATGTCCGCCCACGTCGCCAAGGAGATCCTGGAGGCCGCCAGGGACGGCCGGATGGTGCCGGAATGGTGCCGCGGCCGCTCCTTCTGGGAGCGTCCCGGCCAGGCCGCCGAGCTGGCGGTCCGCGAGGCGATCGGCGAGGACGACGCCGAGGCCCTGACGGTCGTTCAGCACCAGCTGGCCGAGGACCTCTGGTCCGTGTCGGTGGCCCATCTGAACGGGTGGAGCTGGCAGGTCCAGGTCCGCCGCACCGAGGCCGGGCCGGCCCGTGCCGAGAGCTGCCTGGCCTTTCCTACCCGTCCCGACCGCTTCGAGGCCACCCTGCTCACGGCGGATCCACAGTCGGGTTCCGGTCGCGACCGATCCGAACCAGCCACGGAACCGGCCCGCTAG
- a CDS encoding cation acetate symporter, whose amino-acid sequence MDSTAAAAAGGSHHTLAIGLFVGVVVVTLGITAWAGRRSRAAEDFYAGGRDFSPLQNGFAIAGDYMSAASFLGVTGLIALYGYDGLLYTIGFLVAWLVVLMLVAELVRNCGRYTIGDVLAMRMRQRPVRAASGISSVVVSLFYLLAQMVGAGSLVSLLLGLHSGQARGWTIVGVGALMVVYVTVGGMKATTWIQIVKCVLLLSGTLLLCVLVVVRFHGDLGSLAGSAASGSGFGDRYLSPGLKYGGSATNRLDFVSLGIALVLGTGGLPHILARFYTVPTARAARRSAMWAIGLVGSFYLMTIVLGLGASALVGAPAIRASNAAGNTAVPLLSEVLGGGSGSNGGAVLFALTSAVAFATILAVVAGLTLASSAAFAHDLWARAFRHQDEEQPTEHQEVVVARIAAVVLGVVAIVLSLFAQKLNVAFLVGIAFAVAASANLPALLFNLFWRRFTTRGATWAIYGGLVPALVLVVFSPVVSGSPAAVFPGVDFHWFPLQNPGIVSIPCGFFFGWLGTVTSGSRADPDAYAELEVRALTGAGAV is encoded by the coding sequence ATGGACTCCACCGCTGCGGCAGCCGCCGGGGGCAGTCATCACACGCTGGCCATCGGCCTGTTCGTCGGTGTCGTCGTGGTCACCCTGGGCATCACCGCCTGGGCCGGCCGCCGCAGCCGGGCGGCCGAGGACTTCTACGCGGGGGGCCGCGACTTCAGCCCTCTGCAGAACGGTTTCGCCATCGCCGGCGACTACATGTCGGCCGCCTCCTTCCTCGGCGTCACCGGTCTGATCGCGCTCTACGGCTACGACGGGCTGCTGTACACCATCGGCTTCCTGGTGGCCTGGCTGGTCGTCCTGATGCTGGTCGCCGAACTGGTCCGCAACTGCGGCCGCTACACCATCGGCGACGTGCTGGCGATGCGGATGCGGCAGCGGCCGGTGCGCGCGGCGTCCGGGATCTCCTCGGTCGTGGTGTCGCTGTTCTACCTGCTGGCGCAGATGGTGGGGGCCGGCAGTCTGGTGTCGCTGCTGCTGGGGCTGCACTCGGGGCAGGCCAGGGGGTGGACCATCGTCGGGGTCGGCGCGCTGATGGTGGTCTATGTGACGGTCGGCGGGATGAAGGCGACCACTTGGATCCAGATCGTCAAATGCGTCCTGCTGCTGTCGGGCACCCTGCTGCTCTGCGTGCTGGTGGTGGTCCGCTTCCACGGCGACCTGGGCTCGCTGGCCGGCTCCGCCGCCTCGGGCAGCGGGTTCGGCGACCGCTACCTCTCACCGGGCCTGAAGTACGGCGGGAGCGCCACCAACCGGCTCGACTTCGTCAGCCTGGGCATCGCCCTGGTCCTGGGCACCGGCGGTCTGCCGCACATCCTGGCCAGGTTCTACACGGTGCCGACGGCGCGGGCCGCGCGGCGTTCGGCGATGTGGGCGATCGGCCTCGTCGGTTCGTTCTACCTGATGACCATCGTGCTGGGTCTCGGCGCCTCGGCGCTGGTCGGCGCCCCGGCGATCCGGGCGTCCAATGCGGCGGGCAACACGGCGGTGCCGCTGCTGTCCGAGGTGCTGGGCGGCGGCAGCGGCAGCAACGGCGGCGCGGTGCTCTTCGCGCTGACCTCGGCGGTCGCCTTCGCCACCATCCTGGCCGTGGTCGCCGGCCTCACCCTGGCCTCGTCGGCCGCCTTCGCCCATGACCTGTGGGCCAGGGCCTTCCGGCACCAGGACGAGGAGCAGCCCACCGAGCACCAGGAGGTGGTCGTGGCCAGGATCGCCGCGGTGGTGCTCGGTGTGGTGGCCATCGTGCTCAGCCTGTTCGCGCAGAAGCTGAACGTGGCCTTCCTGGTCGGCATCGCCTTCGCGGTGGCGGCCTCGGCCAACCTCCCGGCGCTGCTCTTCAACCTCTTCTGGCGGCGCTTCACCACCCGCGGCGCCACCTGGGCCATTTATGGCGGGCTGGTTCCGGCCCTGGTACTGGTGGTCTTCTCACCGGTGGTCTCCGGCAGCCCGGCGGCGGTCTTCCCCGGAGTCGACTTCCACTGGTTCCCGCTGCAGAACCCCGGGATCGTCTCGATCCCCTGCGGCTTCTTCTTCGGCTGGCTGGGAACCGTGACCTCGGGCAGCCGTGCCGACCCGGACGCCTACGCGGAGTTGGAGGTGCGGGCGCTGACGGGTGCCGGCGCGGTCTGA
- a CDS encoding DUF485 domain-containing protein, translated as MQERPLQELPLREIPVQAPPEMAPGVDALADPEVARGVAEPAETFREPRPGPLPGEPARAPRAAEVYRHVQAGEEFQEVRREYRRFVFPACAAFLVWYLAYIVAAVTLPGLMAHQFAGPFTVAWALGLLQFGSTFLITWLYARHARDRRDRLALGLRWETQDRLR; from the coding sequence GTGCAGGAACGGCCCCTGCAGGAACTGCCGCTGCGGGAAATCCCCGTGCAGGCACCGCCGGAAATGGCGCCGGGCGTCGATGCCCTGGCCGATCCGGAGGTGGCCAGGGGGGTGGCTGAGCCCGCTGAAACGTTCCGCGAGCCCCGCCCCGGGCCTCTGCCCGGGGAGCCCGCGCGGGCTCCCCGGGCCGCCGAGGTCTACCGGCACGTCCAGGCCGGTGAGGAGTTCCAGGAGGTGCGCCGTGAGTACCGCCGGTTCGTCTTCCCGGCCTGCGCGGCGTTCCTGGTCTGGTACCTCGCCTACATCGTCGCCGCAGTGACCCTGCCCGGGCTGATGGCGCATCAATTCGCGGGCCCGTTCACGGTCGCCTGGGCACTCGGGCTGCTGCAGTTCGGCTCGACCTTCCTGATCACCTGGCTCTATGCCCGGCATGCCCGCGACCGGCGGGACCGACTGGCGCTCGGCCTGCGCTGGGAGACCCAGGACCGGCTCCGATGA
- a CDS encoding response regulator transcription factor produces MSDSVVRVLVADDQKVVREGIVMLLGLLPGIEVVGAAGDGEEAVALAAAHLPDVVLMDLRMPRCDGVEATRRIRAAQPSTEVVVLTTYADDDSLFPALQAGARGYLTKDAGAEEIARAITDVRAGAAGLSPRIQRRLLEQFAAPSAAAADPVPTPAPGVPSALPDGLTAREAEVLGLIADGLSNTEIAARLFVSMATVKTHINNLFAKTGVRDRAQAVGYAYRHGLSHG; encoded by the coding sequence ATGAGCGACTCTGTGGTGCGGGTGCTGGTGGCGGACGATCAGAAGGTCGTCCGTGAGGGGATCGTGATGCTGCTCGGGCTGCTGCCCGGGATCGAGGTGGTGGGGGCCGCAGGGGACGGCGAGGAGGCGGTGGCGCTGGCCGCCGCGCACCTGCCGGACGTGGTGCTGATGGACCTGCGGATGCCGCGCTGCGACGGCGTCGAGGCCACCCGTCGGATCCGGGCCGCCCAACCCTCCACCGAGGTGGTCGTGCTGACCACGTACGCGGACGACGACTCGCTCTTCCCCGCACTGCAGGCGGGAGCCCGCGGCTATCTGACCAAGGACGCCGGGGCCGAGGAGATCGCCCGGGCGATCACCGATGTTCGGGCCGGCGCCGCCGGGCTGTCGCCCCGGATCCAGCGCCGCCTGCTGGAACAGTTCGCCGCGCCGTCCGCGGCCGCCGCCGACCCGGTCCCGACGCCCGCCCCTGGAGTCCCGTCGGCGCTGCCGGACGGGCTCACCGCGCGCGAGGCGGAGGTGCTCGGGCTGATCGCCGACGGGCTGTCCAACACCGAGATCGCGGCCCGACTGTTCGTCAGCATGGCTACGGTCAAGACCCATATCAACAACCTCTTCGCCAAGACCGGCGTCAGGGACCGGGCCCAGGCGGTCGGCTACGCCTATCGGCACGGCCTCTCGCACGGTTAG
- a CDS encoding histidine kinase, producing MDDWTEWPSREALNREGRTRARLWYSYLGRCLGIGAALWVTFAQEQRDAAHTWAVAAVAVVGTFGFWRFLRCSREQRLTPALVWLAVVFAQALLVVVNGGEALGILLMCAIALGSVQRLPLIVALPAASLGTLVFLLLAPASVQSLGNAATVAGLGALGYVTRVDWEARVGTQRLLVQERAARAAEAESAALAERARIAREIHDVLAHSLSAQLVHLEAARVMLDAGADQAQLRERIVAARRMAQDGLAGTKQALSALRGEFVPVAEFLKTLAEADGATVAIEGLVRPLGAEAGVAVRRTAQEALTNVRKHAPGAPCAIRLAYLDGSVELEVRNGAGTGRRSDPDAAELTRSGSGLGLLGMRERAELLGGSLQAGPDGDGFKVLLSVPAS from the coding sequence GTGGACGACTGGACCGAGTGGCCCTCCCGGGAGGCGTTGAACCGGGAGGGCCGGACCCGTGCCCGGCTCTGGTACTCCTACCTGGGCCGGTGCCTCGGGATCGGAGCGGCGCTGTGGGTGACCTTCGCCCAGGAGCAGCGCGACGCCGCGCACACCTGGGCGGTGGCAGCGGTCGCCGTGGTGGGCACGTTCGGGTTCTGGCGCTTCCTGCGCTGCAGCAGGGAGCAGCGGCTGACGCCGGCCCTGGTGTGGCTGGCCGTGGTCTTCGCCCAGGCACTGCTCGTGGTGGTGAACGGCGGCGAGGCGCTCGGCATCCTGCTGATGTGCGCGATCGCGCTCGGCTCGGTGCAGCGCCTCCCGCTGATCGTGGCGCTGCCGGCGGCGTCGCTGGGCACGCTGGTGTTCCTGCTGCTGGCCCCGGCCTCGGTGCAGAGCCTGGGCAATGCCGCCACCGTGGCGGGACTTGGCGCGCTCGGCTATGTCACCAGGGTGGACTGGGAGGCCAGGGTCGGAACCCAGCGGCTGCTGGTGCAGGAGCGGGCGGCGCGGGCCGCCGAGGCCGAGTCGGCGGCGCTGGCCGAGCGGGCCAGGATCGCCCGGGAGATCCACGACGTGCTTGCGCACAGCCTCTCGGCGCAGCTGGTCCATCTGGAGGCGGCCCGGGTGATGCTGGACGCGGGCGCGGACCAGGCACAGCTGCGCGAACGCATCGTCGCCGCCCGGCGGATGGCGCAGGACGGGCTCGCCGGGACCAAGCAGGCGCTGTCCGCGCTGCGCGGGGAGTTCGTGCCGGTGGCGGAGTTCCTGAAGACGCTGGCGGAGGCCGACGGGGCGACCGTGGCGATCGAGGGACTCGTCCGTCCGCTGGGCGCGGAGGCCGGCGTCGCGGTGCGGCGCACGGCGCAGGAGGCGCTCACCAACGTCCGCAAGCACGCCCCGGGTGCGCCCTGCGCGATCCGGCTGGCGTACCTGGACGGCAGCGTCGAGCTGGAGGTGCGGAACGGCGCGGGGACAGGCCGGCGGTCCGACCCCGACGCCGCCGAACTGACCCGGAGCGGCAGCGGGCTGGGACTGCTGGGGATGCGGGAGCGGGCCGAACTGCTCGGCGGATCGCTGCAGGCCGGGCCTGACGGAGACGGCTTCAAGGTCCTTCTGAGCGTGCCCGCGTCCTAG
- a CDS encoding DUF1453 family protein → MGSTANVALAVVVVVYIVARQFRARRIAGDSRRMLVIPAVLAVLAFRDHNLIDHAHRSTSVALLVVSILLEVAMGFAWGFTTKVWRDDSGAVWAKGTAATGFAWVGMIIARIALYAIGSAMGVVQGQGVLLLSLAAVLLVRTAVVGWRAREMGPSYGVPAVG, encoded by the coding sequence ATGGGAAGCACTGCGAACGTCGCGCTGGCCGTCGTGGTCGTGGTCTACATCGTCGCCCGACAGTTCCGGGCCCGGCGGATCGCCGGCGACAGCAGGAGGATGCTGGTCATCCCCGCCGTCCTGGCCGTGCTGGCATTCAGGGACCACAACCTGATCGACCACGCCCACCGCAGCACCTCGGTGGCCCTGCTGGTGGTCAGCATCCTGCTGGAGGTCGCCATGGGCTTCGCCTGGGGCTTCACCACCAAGGTGTGGCGCGACGACTCCGGCGCGGTCTGGGCCAAGGGCACCGCCGCCACCGGGTTCGCCTGGGTGGGCATGATCATCGCCAGGATCGCGCTCTATGCGATCGGCAGCGCGATGGGCGTGGTCCAGGGACAGGGCGTGCTGCTGCTCTCGCTGGCCGCCGTGCTGCTGGTGCGTACCGCCGTGGTCGGCTGGAGGGCACGGGAGATGGGCCCGTCGTACGGTGTCCCTGCGGTGGGCTGA
- a CDS encoding DNA topoisomerase IV subunit B: MTAETTVQTAALSAGGSSAADGSYTARHLLVLEGLEAVRKRPGMYIGSTDSRGLMHCLWEIIDNAVDEALAGHCDRIDVFLHADNSVEVRDNGRGIPVDVEPKTGLSGVEVVMTKLHAGGKFGGGSYAASGGLHGVGASVVNALSARLDVEVDRGGHTHAISFRRGTPGSFAGEGPDSDFTAASGSTGGLTKAKKAPRGRTGTRVRYWADRQIFLKDARLSLDNLHARARQTAFLVPGLTIVVRDDRALDGAPTDEQTFRFDGGIAEFCDYLAPDKAVCDTLRLQGTGSFKETVPVLDEVGHMTATEVTRELGVDIALRWGTGYDTTQRSFVNIIATPKGGTHVAGFERSLTKTVGEALRSAKLLRVAEDDITKDDATEGLTAVITVRLAEPQFEGQTKEVLGTSAATRIVAAVVAKELKNFLTSTKRDDKAQARAVMEKVVAAARTRVAARQHKEAQRRKTALETSSLPAKLADCRSDDVDRSELFIVEGDSALGTAKLARNSEFQALLPIRGKILNVQKASVSDMLKNAECAAIIQVIGAGSGRTFDIDQARYGKIVLLADADVDGAHIRILLLTLFQRYMRPMVEAGRVFSAVPPLHRIELTSPRKGQEKYLYTYSDSELRNTLLELQRKGQRWKEPVQRYKGLGEMDADQLAETTLDPRHRTLRRINVGDLEAAEKVFDLLMGNDVAPRKQFIVDSAALLDRSRIDV; the protein is encoded by the coding sequence GTGACCGCCGAAACAACCGTGCAGACCGCCGCCCTCAGCGCCGGCGGGAGCTCCGCCGCCGACGGTTCCTACACCGCGCGGCACCTCCTTGTCCTCGAAGGCCTGGAGGCGGTCCGCAAGCGCCCCGGCATGTACATCGGGTCCACCGACAGCCGCGGCCTGATGCACTGCCTCTGGGAGATCATCGACAACGCGGTCGACGAGGCGCTGGCCGGCCACTGCGACCGGATCGACGTCTTCCTGCACGCCGACAACTCGGTCGAGGTGCGCGACAACGGCCGCGGCATCCCGGTCGACGTCGAGCCCAAGACGGGGCTGTCCGGCGTCGAGGTCGTGATGACCAAGCTGCATGCCGGCGGGAAGTTCGGCGGCGGCTCCTACGCCGCCTCCGGCGGTCTGCACGGCGTCGGCGCCTCCGTGGTCAACGCGCTCTCCGCGCGTCTGGACGTCGAGGTCGACCGCGGCGGGCACACCCACGCCATCAGCTTCCGCCGCGGCACGCCCGGCAGTTTCGCGGGCGAGGGCCCGGACTCGGACTTCACCGCCGCTTCGGGTTCGACCGGCGGCCTGACCAAGGCGAAGAAGGCCCCGCGCGGCCGCACTGGCACCCGGGTCCGCTACTGGGCCGACCGGCAGATCTTCCTCAAGGACGCCCGGCTCTCGCTGGACAACCTGCACGCCCGGGCCCGGCAGACCGCCTTCCTGGTCCCCGGCCTGACCATCGTGGTCCGCGACGACCGGGCCCTGGACGGCGCCCCCACCGACGAGCAGACCTTCCGCTTCGACGGCGGCATCGCCGAGTTCTGCGACTACCTGGCCCCCGACAAGGCCGTCTGCGACACCCTGCGGCTCCAGGGCACCGGCAGCTTCAAGGAGACCGTGCCGGTCCTGGACGAGGTCGGCCACATGACCGCCACCGAGGTCACCCGCGAGCTCGGGGTGGACATCGCGCTGCGGTGGGGCACCGGCTACGACACCACCCAGCGCTCCTTCGTCAACATCATCGCCACCCCCAAGGGCGGCACCCATGTGGCCGGATTCGAACGCTCGCTCACCAAGACCGTGGGCGAGGCGCTGCGTTCGGCCAAGCTGCTGCGGGTCGCCGAGGACGACATCACCAAGGACGACGCGACCGAGGGCCTGACCGCGGTCATCACCGTCCGGCTGGCCGAGCCGCAGTTCGAGGGCCAGACCAAGGAGGTGCTGGGCACCTCCGCCGCGACCAGGATCGTCGCCGCGGTCGTCGCCAAGGAGCTCAAGAACTTCCTCACCTCCACAAAGCGCGACGACAAGGCCCAGGCCCGAGCGGTGATGGAGAAGGTCGTCGCCGCCGCCCGCACCCGGGTCGCCGCCCGGCAGCACAAGGAGGCGCAGCGCCGCAAGACGGCTCTGGAGACCAGCTCGCTGCCGGCCAAGCTCGCCGACTGCCGCAGCGACGACGTCGACCGCAGCGAACTGTTCATCGTCGAGGGCGACTCGGCGCTCGGCACCGCCAAGCTGGCCCGCAACTCCGAGTTCCAGGCGCTGCTGCCGATCCGCGGCAAGATCCTCAACGTTCAGAAGGCGTCCGTCTCGGACATGCTGAAGAACGCCGAGTGCGCCGCGATCATCCAGGTCATAGGAGCCGGCTCGGGCCGGACCTTCGACATCGACCAGGCCCGCTACGGGAAGATCGTGCTGCTCGCCGACGCCGACGTCGACGGCGCCCACATCCGGATCCTGCTGCTCACCCTGTTCCAGCGGTACATGCGGCCGATGGTCGAGGCGGGGCGGGTGTTCTCGGCGGTGCCGCCGCTGCACCGGATCGAGCTGACCAGCCCGCGCAAGGGCCAGGAGAAGTACCTCTACACCTACTCCGACAGCGAGCTGCGGAACACCCTGCTGGAACTCCAGCGCAAGGGGCAGCGCTGGAAGGAGCCGGTGCAGCGCTACAAGGGCCTCGGTGAGATGGACGCCGACCAGCTGGCGGAGACCACCCTGGACCCGCGGCACCGCACCCTGCGCCGGATCAACGTCGGCGACCTGGAGGCGGCCGAGAAGGTCTTCGACCTGCTGATGGGCAACGACGTCGCGCCCCGCAAGCAGTTCATCGTGGACTCGGCGGCGCTGCTGGACCGCTCGCGCATCGACGTCTGA